From the genome of Fimbriimonadaceae bacterium, one region includes:
- a CDS encoding PEP-CTERM sorting domain-containing protein (PEP-CTERM proteins occur, often in large numbers, in the proteomes of bacteria that also encode an exosortase, a predicted intramembrane cysteine proteinase. The presence of a PEP-CTERM domain at a protein's C-terminus predicts cleavage within the sorting domain, followed by covalent anchoring to some some component of the (usually Gram-negative) cell surface. Many PEP-CTERM proteins exhibit an unusual sequence composition that includes large numbers of potential glycosylation sites. Expression of one such protein has been shown restore the ability of a bacterium to form floc, a type of biofilm.), whose protein sequence is MKNTILSVAVATLVMSATAANAVEIANWTFEVSVPTSAGPFSPESGAGAATGFHTSTATVYSNPSGNGSTESFSSNNWGVGDYYQFQVSTIGLFGVRFQFDQASSNTGPRDFQIQYSTNGTTFTDFGSVYTVLANASPNNTWNPTTSDPAYSFDVDMSSVTALDNQANIYLRLTDASTVSANGGTVASAGTDRVDNVIVSANPVPEPASMLAIVTGIGALAARRRRR, encoded by the coding sequence GTGAAAAACACCATTCTTTCCGTGGCGGTCGCCACTCTCGTCATGTCAGCGACTGCGGCCAATGCCGTCGAGATCGCGAACTGGACCTTCGAAGTCTCGGTTCCCACATCTGCGGGACCCTTCAGCCCGGAGAGCGGCGCGGGAGCCGCGACCGGATTCCACACGAGCACGGCGACGGTTTACAGCAACCCGTCGGGCAACGGCTCGACGGAGTCGTTCAGCTCGAACAACTGGGGAGTCGGCGACTACTACCAGTTCCAGGTCTCGACCATCGGACTGTTCGGTGTGCGCTTCCAGTTCGACCAGGCGAGCAGCAACACCGGCCCGCGCGACTTCCAGATCCAATACAGCACGAACGGGACGACGTTCACGGACTTCGGCTCGGTGTACACGGTGCTTGCCAACGCATCCCCGAACAACACTTGGAACCCCACGACCAGCGATCCCGCCTACTCGTTCGACGTGGACATGAGCAGCGTGACGGCGCTGGACAACCAGGCCAACATCTACCTTCGATTGACCGACGCCAGCACGGTCTCCGCGAATGGCGGAACGGTCGCAAGCGCAGGTACGGACCGCGTGGACAATGTGATCGTCTCGGCCAACCCCGTGCCCGAACCCGCTTCGATGCTCGCCATCGTGACGGGAATCGGCGCCCTCGCCGCGCGCCGCCGCCGCCGCTGA
- a CDS encoding alpha/beta hydrolase-fold protein, translating into MEVVSMIGLLLVCAALAGQGPWTPLRLADGLARGAVASGDEASLEQWFGGREKLAQGADPKVQDRTVAWAIEPPQGSRNVAVRAEGGPFELRLQKVGARLFVGAEQLPEGEGFRWRYVVDGDPVGNPRDLEVYTMPPESKADPNVPAGKLEQQPKLESKIFGGTLHDWWVYTPAGFDPEKESNLVIFQDGQWAQSYAPVYFDHLIARGELPQTVVLFVTPGTFPDGKSDRSREYDTLSDAYVRFLLEELLPPVDARFRITKDPMRRCVAGLSSGGICSFTAAWQRPDRFGLVMSWIGSFTNIASGESLREGGHNYPALIRKTPKKPIRVFLQDGENDLDNVHGNWPLSNRQMARALEFRGYDLKTVWGKGFHSDKQGRATMADALRWLFRPG; encoded by the coding sequence GTGGAGGTCGTGTCGATGATCGGATTGTTGTTGGTGTGCGCGGCGTTGGCCGGGCAGGGACCCTGGACTCCCCTTCGGTTGGCCGACGGGTTGGCGCGCGGGGCGGTCGCATCGGGCGACGAGGCGTCGCTCGAGCAGTGGTTCGGGGGCAGGGAGAAACTCGCGCAAGGTGCCGATCCCAAGGTGCAGGATCGAACGGTGGCCTGGGCGATCGAGCCGCCTCAAGGAAGTCGCAACGTCGCGGTCCGCGCGGAAGGTGGTCCTTTCGAGCTGCGCCTCCAGAAGGTAGGAGCGAGGCTGTTCGTCGGCGCCGAGCAACTGCCCGAAGGGGAGGGATTCCGTTGGCGCTACGTGGTGGACGGCGATCCGGTCGGGAACCCTCGGGACCTCGAGGTGTACACGATGCCGCCCGAGTCCAAGGCAGACCCGAACGTGCCCGCGGGCAAGCTCGAGCAGCAGCCAAAGTTGGAGAGCAAGATCTTCGGCGGCACGCTGCACGACTGGTGGGTATACACGCCCGCCGGGTTTGATCCAGAGAAGGAGTCGAACCTCGTGATCTTCCAAGACGGGCAGTGGGCCCAGAGCTACGCGCCGGTGTATTTCGACCACTTGATCGCGAGGGGCGAGCTGCCGCAGACCGTGGTGCTCTTTGTGACGCCCGGGACGTTCCCCGATGGCAAGTCCGACCGTTCGCGCGAGTACGACACCCTCAGCGACGCCTATGTGAGGTTTCTCTTGGAGGAGCTGCTCCCGCCGGTCGACGCTCGATTCCGGATCACGAAAGACCCGATGCGCCGATGCGTTGCCGGACTGAGTTCAGGCGGCATCTGCAGCTTCACTGCGGCCTGGCAACGTCCCGATCGGTTCGGTCTCGTGATGTCCTGGATCGGCAGCTTCACCAACATCGCTTCGGGCGAGTCACTCCGCGAGGGCGGACACAACTACCCCGCGTTGATCCGCAAGACGCCCAAGAAGCCCATACGGGTGTTCCTGCAGGACGGGGAGAACGACCTGGACAACGTGCACGGGAACTGGCCGCTTTCGAACCGGCAGATGGCGCGCGCGCTCGAATTCCGCGGCTACGACCTCAAGACCGTGTGGGGCAAGGGATTCCACTCGGACAAGCAGGGGCGCGCCACCATGGCCGACGCCCTGCGCTGGCTCTTCCGCCCTGGGTAG
- a CDS encoding alpha-L-fucosidase — MLSILAAMILAQNLPKPTPEQLAWQDAEIGMFIHFAPNTWQDNEGDDLSTPMSAIHPAKLDTDQWARTARSMGAKYIVFVAKHVGGFCWWQTTTTDYSVKSTPWKGGKGDVMADLAKSCQKFGLKLGVYLSPMDRKFGVAVGGKAKTPEVQSAYEKRFRTQLTELLSRYGPIFEVWFDGSLVFPVGDILEKYAPKAVVFQGPHASIRWVGNEEGFAPYPSWNGAKFDPKTWGTLTSADGDPDGDRWLPNEVDCRMRNTWFWNTHNAGSLKSVDKLMEMYEKSVGHGAVLLLNNTPDTSGLIPEADVKRSAEFGAEIERRYGLAIADVSGKGEVVSVSPSAPSVIDAVVTMEEIAEGERVREYAIEGRVDGEWKVIAHGTAIGHKKIDKFEPVRVSEVRLRVVKSVGTPLIRRLALYRTGG; from the coding sequence ATGCTCTCGATTCTCGCCGCCATGATCCTCGCCCAGAACCTGCCCAAACCAACTCCCGAACAACTCGCGTGGCAAGACGCGGAAATCGGGATGTTCATCCACTTCGCACCCAACACATGGCAGGACAACGAGGGGGACGATCTCAGCACTCCGATGAGTGCGATCCACCCCGCCAAGCTCGACACCGACCAGTGGGCGCGCACGGCTCGATCGATGGGCGCAAAGTACATCGTGTTTGTCGCCAAGCACGTGGGCGGCTTTTGCTGGTGGCAGACAACGACGACGGACTACAGCGTGAAAAGCACCCCTTGGAAGGGCGGCAAGGGCGACGTGATGGCCGATCTTGCGAAGTCGTGCCAGAAGTTCGGCTTGAAGCTGGGCGTGTATCTGTCGCCGATGGACCGCAAGTTCGGGGTGGCGGTCGGGGGCAAGGCGAAGACCCCGGAGGTCCAATCGGCCTACGAGAAGAGGTTCCGAACCCAGCTCACCGAGTTGCTCTCTCGATACGGCCCGATTTTCGAGGTGTGGTTCGACGGCAGTCTCGTGTTTCCAGTGGGGGACATTCTTGAGAAGTACGCTCCAAAGGCCGTCGTGTTCCAGGGGCCGCACGCCAGCATCCGCTGGGTTGGCAACGAGGAGGGGTTTGCGCCCTACCCGTCGTGGAACGGTGCGAAGTTCGACCCGAAGACGTGGGGAACGCTCACTTCGGCGGACGGCGATCCCGATGGGGACCGGTGGCTGCCGAACGAGGTGGACTGCCGGATGCGCAACACGTGGTTCTGGAACACGCACAACGCCGGCTCCTTGAAGTCGGTGGACAAGCTGATGGAGATGTACGAGAAGAGCGTGGGCCACGGGGCCGTGCTGCTGCTGAACAACACCCCGGACACGTCCGGGCTCATTCCGGAGGCGGACGTGAAGCGGTCGGCCGAGTTCGGTGCGGAGATCGAGCGCCGGTACGGCCTGGCGATCGCCGATGTCAGCGGCAAGGGCGAGGTGGTGAGCGTCAGCCCTTCGGCGCCGTCGGTGATCGACGCGGTGGTGACAATGGAGGAGATCGCCGAGGGCGAGCGCGTGCGGGAGTACGCGATCGAGGGCCGCGTCGACGGAGAGTGGAAGGTGATCGCCCACGGCACCGCCATCGGGCACAAGAAGATCGACAAGTTCGAGCCCGTGAGGGTGTCCGAAGTGCGGCTCCGCGTGGTGAAGAGTGTGGGAACGCCCCTGATTCGGCGATTGGCGCTGTATCGAACGGGAGGTTGA
- a CDS encoding spondin domain-containing protein → MKRSLVTLSLFALGAASFAQTFQFQVTIENLGPQPLSPLFWSAGNSSFDIFQLGGTSSAGIKAIAEGGNTAPMMGIAGAAGADVFSFGTLPGGPLGPGGSNSGLFSTDNAHPFFSFAMMLGKTNDGFLGESFSTSNLSLFNQGTPEGFSMTITGLRAWDAGTEMNTQNAADLGFLGGSGNPADANTAIRIHDSVTPGVGDSWAQMPDWDRGTPLARVTVTPVPEPASMLALGLGAVALLRRRRK, encoded by the coding sequence ATGAAAAGAAGCTTAGTCACCCTATCCCTGTTCGCACTTGGCGCCGCCTCGTTCGCGCAGACGTTTCAGTTCCAAGTCACCATCGAGAACCTCGGCCCACAACCCTTGAGCCCCTTGTTCTGGTCGGCTGGCAACAGCAGCTTTGACATCTTCCAGCTCGGCGGCACGTCCTCCGCCGGCATCAAGGCCATCGCGGAAGGCGGCAACACCGCCCCCATGATGGGCATCGCCGGTGCGGCCGGCGCAGATGTGTTCTCCTTCGGAACGCTTCCGGGCGGCCCCTTGGGCCCCGGCGGGTCGAACTCGGGGCTCTTCTCGACCGACAACGCCCACCCTTTTTTCAGCTTTGCGATGATGCTCGGCAAGACCAACGACGGGTTCCTCGGGGAGAGCTTCTCGACCTCGAACCTGAGCCTTTTCAATCAGGGGACGCCCGAGGGCTTCTCCATGACGATCACCGGGCTTCGCGCGTGGGACGCGGGCACCGAGATGAACACGCAGAACGCCGCGGACCTCGGGTTCTTGGGCGGATCGGGCAATCCGGCGGACGCGAACACGGCCATCCGAATCCACGACTCCGTCACCCCTGGCGTCGGCGACAGTTGGGCGCAGATGCCGGACTGGGATCGCGGCACGCCCCTTGCGCGGGTCACGGTCACTCCGGTTCCCGAGCCCGCTTCGATGCTGGCGCTCGGTCTTGGCGCGGTGGCTCTGCTTCGTCGACGACGCAAGTAG
- a CDS encoding alpha/beta hydrolase-fold protein, which produces MLQTLVALVAASGVPVSPPQAAQSFSRKVSVTVSGRYQLSLPEGYESGRERYPLLLFLHGAGERGDDLERAGIHGPLKEIRKGRKLPFIVVAPLCPSDMAWDPLMLSGLLDEVESKWRVDKDREYVTGLSLGGFGTYTLASFSPKRFAAIAPIAGWASRWIASTIKEIPIWSTHGDADPAVPLDQEAPLIAALKEAGADVRFDVIAGGTHDVWSDVYAGDALYAWLLEHRRKR; this is translated from the coding sequence ATGCTGCAAACACTGGTCGCCCTCGTCGCGGCCTCGGGGGTTCCAGTATCCCCGCCCCAGGCCGCCCAGTCGTTTTCACGCAAAGTGAGCGTGACAGTCTCCGGCCGCTACCAGTTGTCGTTGCCGGAAGGCTACGAAAGCGGCCGGGAGCGCTACCCCCTCCTGCTGTTCCTGCACGGTGCTGGGGAGCGCGGCGACGATCTGGAGCGCGCAGGCATCCACGGGCCGCTCAAAGAGATCCGCAAGGGTCGCAAGCTGCCGTTCATCGTGGTCGCCCCCTTGTGTCCGTCCGACATGGCCTGGGATCCTCTCATGCTCTCGGGGTTGCTGGACGAGGTCGAGTCGAAGTGGCGCGTGGACAAGGACCGCGAGTACGTGACGGGGCTGAGCCTCGGCGGGTTCGGGACCTACACGCTCGCGTCCTTCTCGCCCAAACGCTTTGCGGCCATCGCGCCGATCGCGGGCTGGGCCAGCCGCTGGATCGCGTCGACGATCAAAGAAATCCCCATCTGGTCGACGCACGGCGACGCCGATCCGGCGGTGCCGCTCGATCAGGAAGCACCCTTGATCGCCGCCTTGAAGGAGGCGGGCGCGGACGTTCGGTTCGACGTGATCGCGGGCGGAACGCACGACGTATGGAGCGACGTGTATGCGGGCGACGCCCTCTACGCGTGGCTCCTCGAGCATCGCCGCAAGAGGTAG